One window from the genome of Immundisolibacter sp. encodes:
- a CDS encoding cyclic nucleotide-binding domain-containing protein, whose protein sequence is MNHSSFSLRSMQRACGTCNLHELCLPLGVSDADIDLLEKIVHRSRPLPRGKFLFRVGDPFASIYVARSGAAKSFTVGRDGSEQIIGFHLPGELLGLDGLTDGVHAASARVLETTSVCEVPFERLEDAARQVPALQHQLLRLMSREITKREQQLLSLGKQSPEQRLAVLLLSLSARFSQRGYSSKRFMLPMPRLDIAN, encoded by the coding sequence GTGAACCACTCCTCGTTTTCCCTGCGCAGCATGCAGCGCGCCTGTGGCACCTGTAATCTGCACGAGCTGTGTCTGCCGCTTGGCGTGAGCGATGCCGACATTGATCTGCTGGAGAAGATCGTCCATCGCTCGCGCCCGTTGCCGCGGGGCAAGTTCCTGTTTCGGGTGGGCGATCCGTTCGCGTCGATCTATGTAGCCCGGTCCGGCGCGGCAAAAAGCTTCACCGTTGGCCGGGACGGCAGCGAGCAGATCATCGGCTTTCACCTGCCCGGCGAGCTGCTGGGTTTGGACGGCCTTACCGATGGCGTACACGCGGCCAGCGCCCGCGTGCTGGAAACAACCAGCGTCTGCGAGGTACCGTTCGAGCGGCTGGAGGATGCCGCGCGCCAGGTACCGGCGTTGCAACACCAGTTGCTGCGCCTGATGAGCCGCGAGATCACCAAGCGCGAGCAACAACTGTTGTCGCTCGGCAAACAGTCACCGGAGCAGCGCTTGGCGGTGCTGCTGCTGAGCCTGTCGGCGCGTTTTTCGCAGCGTGGCTATTCGTCGAAGCGCTTCATGCTGCCGATGCCGCGCCTGGATATCGCCAATTT
- a CDS encoding ACP phosphodiesterase — protein sequence MLAHALLAQQAGCSLIGSLLGDFVRGAPPAHYPLAWRHGIRLHRRIDRFVDTHPASACSVQRLPTELRRWARVALDVYYDHLLSRDWPRYCATPLPQFASTVYRALDEHRHALPPDLVRFADFMAARDLLAAYRDPEIIAEVLVRLAGRCRRPSTLAHTFPFLEQADAGLGGDLAQLYPATLGFARSEVAARQLRPAA from the coding sequence GTGCTCGCCCATGCCCTACTCGCACAGCAGGCCGGTTGCTCCCTGATCGGTAGCCTGCTGGGCGATTTTGTTCGCGGCGCGCCCCCGGCGCATTATCCGTTGGCGTGGCGACACGGTATCCGGCTGCATCGGCGCATCGACCGTTTCGTCGACACGCATCCCGCCTCGGCTTGCAGCGTGCAACGCCTGCCGACCGAGCTGCGGCGCTGGGCACGGGTGGCGCTCGACGTTTACTACGACCACCTGCTCAGCCGCGACTGGCCCCGGTACTGCGCAACGCCACTGCCGCAATTCGCCAGCACCGTGTATCGCGCCCTCGATGAACACCGACACGCACTGCCACCAGACCTGGTCCGGTTCGCCGACTTCATGGCCGCGCGCGACTTGCTGGCAGCCTACCGCGACCCGGAAATCATTGCTGAGGTACTGGTCCGCCTTGCCGGCCGCTGCCGCCGGCCGAGTACGCTGGCGCACACCTTTCCGTTTTTGGAGCAGGCCGATGCAGGGCTTGGCGGCGATCTGGCGCAGCTTTATCCGGCCACGCTGGGATTCGCCCGCAGCGAGGTCGCGGCGCGCCAGCTACGCCCGGCGGCCTGA
- a CDS encoding O-methyltransferase — protein MTPDLEGYFRRQTRPQRQEFTRVAIAAAADGIPTIGPVLGGLLTVLIRFGAVRRVLDLGAGNGYSALYLAEGMGGEGEIIALERDPRRAVAARQNLAHSSVRTNVLIGAAQEVLPGLGAPFDLILLDLDKTDYLYALEHCARLLRPGGMLVIDNTGFAEAEPFNAALAADARFYSVNLLCLLPGHSPENDGVALAVRH, from the coding sequence ATGACCCCTGACCTGGAAGGCTATTTCCGCCGCCAGACCCGGCCACAGCGCCAGGAATTCACGCGCGTGGCGATCGCCGCCGCCGCCGACGGAATCCCCACCATCGGCCCGGTCCTGGGCGGCCTGCTGACGGTACTGATTCGCTTCGGCGCCGTGCGGCGGGTACTGGACCTGGGCGCCGGAAACGGCTATTCCGCGCTGTACCTGGCCGAAGGCATGGGCGGAGAGGGAGAGATCATTGCACTTGAGCGCGATCCACGCCGCGCCGTGGCGGCGCGCCAGAATCTCGCCCACTCTAGCGTCAGGACCAATGTGCTGATCGGCGCCGCGCAAGAAGTCCTGCCAGGCCTTGGGGCACCATTCGACCTCATTTTGCTCGACCTCGACAAGACCGATTACCTGTACGCGCTGGAACACTGCGCCCGCCTGCTGCGCCCCGGCGGCATGCTGGTGATCGACAACACCGGCTTTGCCGAGGCTGAACCGTTCAATGCCGCGTTGGCGGCCGACGCACGCTTTTACAGCGTCAACCTGCTGTGCCTGCTGCCCGGCCACAGCCCGGAGAACGACGGCGTGGCGCTGGCGGTGCGCCACTAA
- a CDS encoding NRDE family protein, with protein sequence MCLLVLAYRVHPAYPLVVAANRDEFYDRPSSPARFWPEAPQMLAGRDLAAGGTWFGMTRDGRFAAVTNYREARAPAAASRGHLVRDYLQSHCRAGEFAHTLLPRADLYAGFNLLLGDPNELWWYSNRAQAPQRLGPGVYGLSNHLLDSPWPKVLTGKAALAAACADPGDLALAPLVDLLGDRRTHAAQPDPVSGMDADLARALSAVFIDTPLYGTRCSTLLLQNAASRVDFVEHSHRPRPGQAHYRFFLDTAKGNPA encoded by the coding sequence GTGTGCCTGCTGGTGTTGGCTTACCGGGTACACCCGGCCTATCCGCTGGTGGTGGCTGCCAACCGCGACGAGTTCTATGACCGCCCATCCTCGCCGGCACGGTTCTGGCCCGAGGCACCGCAGATGCTGGCAGGGCGTGACCTCGCCGCCGGTGGCACCTGGTTCGGCATGACCCGCGACGGGCGTTTTGCCGCTGTCACCAACTATCGCGAAGCACGCGCGCCGGCCGCCGCTTCGCGTGGACATCTGGTGCGCGATTATTTGCAGAGTCATTGCCGCGCCGGCGAATTTGCCCACACGCTGCTGCCGCGCGCCGACCTGTACGCCGGCTTTAACCTGCTGCTCGGCGACCCGAACGAGCTGTGGTGGTACAGCAATCGTGCCCAGGCGCCGCAGCGCCTGGGGCCTGGCGTTTACGGTCTGTCCAACCATTTACTGGACAGTCCCTGGCCCAAGGTGCTGACTGGCAAGGCGGCGCTGGCCGCCGCCTGCGCCGATCCCGGCGATCTGGCCCTTGCTCCGCTGGTCGACCTGCTCGGCGACCGCCGTACTCACGCCGCGCAGCCGGATCCGGTCAGTGGCATGGACGCTGACCTGGCGCGCGCCCTGTCGGCGGTGTTCATCGACACACCCCTTTATGGCACCCGCTGTAGCACCCTGCTGCTGCAAAATGCGGCCAGCCGGGTGGATTTTGTGGAACATAGCCACCGGCCGCGTCCGGGTCAGGCGCACTACCGATTCTTTCTCGACACCGCAAAAGGCAATCCTGCATGA